A region of the Cellulomonas sp. WB94 genome:
AGCGCCTCGACATCGGCCGCACCATGCTCTACGAGCTCATCTCCGCGGGCGAGATCCACGCCATCCACGTCGGACGACTGCGCAAGGTACCGGTCGACGCGCTGCGCGAGTACGTCGATCGCCAACGCGCCCTTGCCGGCGACACCACTGCTGCGCACGACAACGCGGGGTAGCGCGGGCTCACGCCTGCCCGGGCGGCACGAACCACGTGACCGTCCGCACCACGTCCATCGCGCGTAGCCATTCGTAGCGCTCCGAGGTGGACACTTTCGGGTCGTCGCGCCACATCACCATCACGTGCGTGCTCGTCCAGCGCACCGCCTTCGCCGCCCGCCACTCCTCCCCGCCACCCACCCAGGACACGCGCGCGATGACCGGGATCTCCCCCATCGGCCGCACCGGCACGCTCTTCGGCATGTCCCGGTTCGCCACATCGCGACGCTCAACCACCGAGCCCAGCCCCTTCCGTCGACTCGAACATGTGTTCGATAGTACTCGGCGTTGGGATGAGGCTGGGGTCCGCGCCTTGCTCCGAGGGCTGTCGTCGGGGCATTCGCCGGGTCGTTCGCCCGCGTCGCACCCACGCCACCCGAGCTGCCCCTCCGGCAGCTCAGCCACCGTCGCTCACTCATGGTCACGGATGAGCGCCCGGTCCGCCGCTGACGCATCTAGGTTGTGGGCATGAACCAGCGTCCGCCGGGTATCCCGTGGCATCGGTTGAGGCGGTTCGCAAAGCCCGCTGCGACCCTCGTCGCACTAGCGCTGCTCGCCGTGCTCGGTGGTATCGGCGCGACCTCACTCCGCTTGACGGCGACGTTGGACCCCGCGTCGACCGTCTGGGACACCCTTACGGCGATAGGCACCCTGGGTGCGACGGTCATCGCGCTATGGCTCGCCCTCAGCAGCTGGCGGAGAGGCCGGGACTCCGGCACCCGCCTCGTCTCAGCATGGGTGACCGAGACGTACGAGCCTGTCGTAGGCGCCAGCCACTATCGACGCCTCGCAACCTTGCACGTCGCTAACGA
Encoded here:
- a CDS encoding helix-turn-helix domain-containing protein, with translation MDTTQTLRLVPRRRRPDATGPGTAPRPRTLNVTVRTDDRILLSVEDAAERLDIGRTMLYELISAGEIHAIHVGRLRKVPVDALREYVDRQRALAGDTTAAHDNAG